A window of the Lactobacillus gasseri ATCC 33323 = JCM 1131 genome harbors these coding sequences:
- a CDS encoding Xaa-Pro dipeptidyl-peptidase, which translates to MKYNQYGYLQTDFDQMVKELESINFLPGNWKENSFSDLLATLVENSIAEAKTYGAKEAKLAEFAVSANENLKDFLAKNPASISRNSFYNIALQLLGYHVGYDYDLKDPLVRMKANALPYTDQEKIDRDELIKVFYRLLNTRTKNGQTFIDNMAGKGYFTQFYGNNKFMYFNGKSLPVFDMSKVIREVVYVESDLDTDEDGKPDLLQVTVFRPYQSNNFKFPALYTADPYFGGIIANEKRNHNVDVNLEDATKSTYPKYEAMPTAKAKKPASEDQAATEEAVHKAAYSLNEYLLARGFANVYAGAIGTRGSDGLRITGAPEETESAKEIIEWLHGDRIAYTDRTRKHETKASWCNGNIGMTGRSYLGTLQIAIATTGVAGLKTVVSEAAISSWYDYYREHGLVIAPEACQGEDLDMLAETCQSNLWDAGDYLKIKPKFDAMQKRLLEKSDRETGQYSDFWEARNYRHHTDNIKCSWISVHGLNDWNVKPKNVYKVWQKVSKLPIAHKLFLHQGPHYNMNNLLSIDFSDLMNLWFCHELLGIKNNAYKQWEDVMIQDNLQPDVWHEEPTWNNELGRKEIYFPDKKGNLLKDGGEDNDKLSFTDQGGKVFKEAKISESKWQYDFISGEEKWLDQQLRFVTDEFIHTVTLVGRPKIKISVASSLPKGQISVALVDLGSRKRLTPVPKSFNDQIQELGYRFGTEVMKEFVPDKETKAKLITKAHMNVQNYADMKHAEKIEAGKFYDLEFELQPTFYRLPAGARLGLIIYSTDQGMTKRPLEDETYTIDLDKTQLTFHEM; encoded by the coding sequence ATGAAATACAATCAATATGGTTATCTTCAAACTGATTTTGACCAAATGGTTAAAGAATTAGAATCCATCAATTTCTTACCTGGTAATTGGAAAGAAAACAGCTTTTCTGATCTTTTAGCTACTTTAGTCGAAAATTCAATTGCGGAAGCAAAAACTTATGGTGCAAAAGAAGCTAAACTTGCAGAGTTTGCAGTTAGCGCAAATGAAAATCTAAAAGATTTTTTAGCTAAAAATCCAGCCTCAATTTCACGCAATAGTTTCTATAATATTGCCTTACAACTGCTTGGCTATCATGTAGGATATGACTATGATTTAAAAGATCCCCTAGTTCGCATGAAGGCAAATGCTCTTCCTTATACTGACCAAGAAAAGATTGACCGTGATGAATTAATTAAGGTCTTCTATCGTCTTCTTAATACTCGTACCAAAAATGGTCAAACTTTCATTGATAATATGGCGGGCAAGGGCTATTTCACACAATTCTACGGTAACAATAAATTTATGTACTTTAATGGTAAATCATTACCTGTTTTTGACATGAGTAAGGTTATTCGTGAAGTTGTTTACGTTGAAAGTGATCTTGATACTGATGAAGACGGTAAACCTGATTTATTGCAAGTAACAGTCTTTCGCCCATACCAATCAAATAACTTTAAGTTTCCTGCACTCTACACTGCTGATCCTTACTTTGGTGGGATCATTGCTAATGAAAAACGTAACCACAATGTAGATGTTAACTTAGAAGATGCTACTAAGAGTACTTACCCTAAATATGAAGCAATGCCGACCGCTAAGGCTAAAAAGCCAGCTAGCGAAGATCAAGCAGCAACTGAAGAAGCAGTTCATAAAGCTGCCTACTCTTTAAATGAATACTTGCTTGCACGTGGATTTGCAAATGTTTACGCAGGCGCAATCGGGACTCGTGGTTCAGATGGTTTAAGAATTACGGGAGCACCTGAAGAAACTGAATCTGCTAAAGAAATTATCGAATGGCTTCATGGCGACAGAATTGCTTATACTGACCGTACGAGAAAGCACGAAACAAAAGCTTCTTGGTGCAATGGCAATATTGGAATGACTGGTCGTTCATACTTAGGTACACTTCAAATTGCTATCGCCACTACTGGTGTAGCCGGTCTTAAAACTGTCGTTTCAGAAGCCGCCATTTCTTCTTGGTATGATTACTATCGTGAACATGGATTAGTTATTGCTCCAGAAGCTTGCCAAGGCGAAGATTTAGATATGCTTGCTGAAACTTGTCAGTCTAACCTTTGGGATGCAGGCGACTATCTCAAGATTAAGCCGAAGTTTGATGCTATGCAAAAACGTCTTTTAGAAAAATCAGATCGTGAAACTGGTCAATATTCTGATTTCTGGGAAGCTAGAAATTACCGCCACCACACCGACAATATTAAATGCTCTTGGATCTCAGTTCACGGTTTAAATGACTGGAACGTTAAGCCAAAGAATGTTTATAAAGTTTGGCAAAAGGTATCTAAATTACCAATTGCTCATAAATTATTCTTGCACCAGGGTCCGCACTACAACATGAATAACTTACTTTCAATTGACTTCTCAGACTTAATGAACTTATGGTTCTGTCATGAATTATTAGGCATCAAGAATAATGCCTACAAGCAATGGGAAGATGTTATGATCCAAGATAACTTACAACCAGATGTATGGCATGAAGAACCAACTTGGAACAATGAATTAGGTAGAAAAGAAATTTACTTCCCTGATAAAAAAGGTAATCTCTTAAAAGATGGTGGCGAAGATAATGATAAACTTTCGTTCACAGATCAAGGTGGTAAAGTCTTCAAAGAAGCTAAAATTTCCGAAAGCAAATGGCAATATGACTTTATCTCTGGTGAAGAAAAGTGGCTTGACCAACAATTACGCTTTGTAACTGATGAGTTCATTCATACTGTAACTTTAGTTGGCCGTCCTAAGATTAAAATTAGTGTTGCTAGCTCTCTTCCGAAGGGACAGATTTCAGTAGCCTTAGTTGATTTAGGATCAAGAAAACGTCTGACCCCTGTTCCTAAATCATTCAATGATCAAATCCAAGAATTAGGCTATCGCTTTGGTACAGAAGTAATGAAAGAATTTGTTCCTGATAAAGAAACAAAGGCTAAGTTGATCACTAAGGCTCATATGAATGTCCAAAACTATGCTGATATGAAACACGCAGAAAAGATTGAAGCAGGTAAATTCTATGACTTAGAATTCGAATTGCAACCTACCTTCTATCGCTTACCAGCTGGTGCAAGATTAGGCTTGATTATCTATTCAACCGATCAAGGGATGACTAAACGTCCACTTGAAGATGAGACTTATACAATTGACTTAGATAAGACTCAATTGACTTTTCATGAAATGTAA
- a CDS encoding M1 family metallopeptidase, translated as MAEVKRFYETFHPDHYDIYLDISREKKSFHGKTIVVGDAQEELVKLNQKYLKITSVRVDQKKADFDYNDKEEVVNIKAGKVGEMKIEVDFEGKLTDSMMGIYPSYYEVDGEKKQLVGTQFETTFARQAFPCVDEPEAKATFALAIKFDEKPGETIISNQPEEKFKDGVHYFKPTLRMSSYLVAFVFGDMQKKLTKTKSGVEIGVFATKAHKAKELDFALDIAKRSIEFYEDFYETPYPLEHSYQVALPDFSAGAMENWGCVTYREAYLLLDPDNTSLDMKQLVATVIAHELAHQWFGDLVTMKWWDNLWLNESFANMMEYVAVDALEPNWKIWEMFQTSEVPAALQRDATDGVQSVHVMVNDPAEIDALFDSAIVYAKGSRMLVMVRALLGDKALREGLKNYFAAHQYSNATGDDLWKALGEASGLDIGAIMHSWLEQPGYPVVNAKVEDGKLVLTQKQFFIGEGKDVGRKWQIPLNANYAAVPKIMKDEKLVVGDYKDLLANNGTPFRLNVGNNSDFIVKYDQTLLDDILSHVDELDAVDKLQLLQDFRLLAEGGQMSYADIVPLLPKFADSTSPIVNNALYRIMATLRNFVTPGSDEEKQLKRLYDLLSERQVKRLGLIPKAGESNDDNLTRPYVVSASLYAENDDTINGLHAIYSENSDNLEGISADIRSAVLANEVKNFGNMTLFDKLIKKYQETSDASLKQDLCAGITSTKMPEIIDAIVDDFENAQVVKPQDLRAWYRNVLANPFGQEQAWNWIRLEWPWLEATVGGDMEFATFITVTANIFHTEERLNQFKDFFEPKINTPGLTREIKMDTKVIETKVNLVKKEQAAVNAAIAKAVD; from the coding sequence ATGGCAGAAGTTAAACGTTTTTATGAAACTTTTCACCCAGATCATTATGATATCTATTTAGATATTAGCCGTGAAAAAAAGAGCTTCCACGGTAAAACTATTGTGGTTGGGGATGCTCAAGAAGAATTAGTTAAATTAAATCAAAAGTACTTAAAGATTACCTCAGTTAGAGTCGATCAAAAGAAGGCTGATTTTGATTATAACGATAAAGAAGAAGTCGTTAATATTAAGGCTGGTAAAGTTGGTGAGATGAAAATTGAGGTTGACTTTGAAGGTAAGTTAACTGATTCAATGATGGGTATTTATCCTTCTTACTATGAAGTTGATGGCGAAAAGAAGCAACTAGTTGGTACTCAATTTGAAACTACTTTTGCTCGTCAAGCCTTCCCATGTGTTGATGAACCAGAAGCTAAAGCTACTTTTGCACTTGCAATTAAGTTTGATGAGAAGCCTGGCGAAACGATTATTTCCAATCAACCAGAAGAGAAGTTTAAAGATGGTGTTCACTACTTTAAGCCAACTTTACGTATGTCTAGCTACTTGGTTGCTTTTGTCTTTGGCGATATGCAAAAGAAATTGACTAAGACCAAGTCTGGCGTTGAAATTGGCGTTTTTGCAACAAAAGCACATAAAGCAAAAGAATTGGACTTCGCTTTAGATATTGCTAAACGCTCAATTGAATTTTATGAAGATTTCTATGAAACACCATATCCATTGGAGCATTCATATCAAGTTGCACTTCCTGACTTTTCAGCAGGTGCAATGGAAAACTGGGGTTGTGTAACTTACCGAGAAGCTTACTTATTACTTGATCCTGACAATACTTCATTAGACATGAAGCAATTAGTTGCAACTGTTATTGCTCATGAATTAGCTCACCAATGGTTCGGTGATTTAGTAACCATGAAGTGGTGGGACAACTTATGGCTTAACGAAAGTTTTGCTAATATGATGGAATATGTAGCAGTTGATGCCTTAGAGCCAAATTGGAAGATTTGGGAGATGTTCCAAACTTCAGAAGTTCCAGCTGCCCTTCAAAGAGATGCAACTGATGGTGTGCAATCAGTTCACGTAATGGTTAATGATCCAGCAGAAATTGATGCCTTGTTTGATTCTGCAATTGTTTATGCAAAAGGTTCAAGAATGCTAGTAATGGTACGTGCATTACTTGGCGATAAGGCTCTTCGTGAGGGATTAAAGAATTACTTTGCAGCTCATCAATATAGTAATGCCACAGGTGACGACTTATGGAAGGCACTTGGTGAAGCAAGTGGCCTTGATATTGGTGCAATTATGCATTCTTGGTTAGAGCAACCAGGTTATCCAGTAGTTAATGCTAAAGTTGAAGATGGTAAATTAGTCTTAACTCAAAAACAATTCTTCATTGGTGAAGGTAAAGATGTTGGTCGTAAGTGGCAAATTCCATTGAATGCTAATTATGCAGCTGTACCTAAGATCATGAAGGATGAAAAACTAGTTGTTGGTGACTACAAAGATTTACTTGCTAATAACGGCACACCTTTCCGCTTAAATGTTGGTAATAATTCTGACTTTATTGTTAAGTATGATCAAACTTTACTTGATGATATTTTAAGTCATGTTGATGAATTAGATGCAGTTGATAAATTACAATTGCTTCAAGACTTTAGATTACTAGCAGAAGGCGGTCAAATGTCTTACGCAGATATTGTGCCACTTCTTCCTAAATTTGCAGATTCAACTTCACCAATTGTTAATAATGCATTGTACAGAATTATGGCTACTTTGCGTAATTTTGTAACACCTGGTTCAGATGAAGAAAAGCAATTGAAGAGACTTTATGATTTGCTTTCTGAAAGACAAGTTAAACGTTTAGGCTTAATTCCTAAGGCTGGCGAATCTAACGATGATAATTTAACTAGACCGTATGTAGTTTCAGCTTCTCTATATGCTGAAAATGATGATACGATTAATGGTCTTCACGCTATCTATTCAGAAAATTCTGATAACTTAGAAGGTATTTCAGCTGATATCAGAAGTGCTGTTTTAGCTAACGAAGTTAAGAACTTTGGTAATATGACCTTGTTTGACAAGTTAATTAAAAAGTACCAAGAAACTTCTGATGCAAGCTTGAAGCAAGACTTATGTGCCGGTATTACTTCGACTAAGATGCCTGAAATTATTGACGCAATTGTTGATGATTTTGAAAATGCACAAGTTGTTAAACCTCAAGATTTGCGTGCATGGTACCGCAACGTATTAGCTAATCCATTTGGTCAAGAACAGGCTTGGAATTGGATTAGATTAGAATGGCCATGGCTTGAAGCAACTGTTGGTGGTGATATGGAATTTGCTACTTTCATTACGGTAACAGCGAATATTTTCCATACTGAGGAAAGATTGAACCAATTCAAAGACTTCTTCGAACCAAAGATTAATACTCCAGGATTAACCCGTGAAATTAAGATGGATACTAAAGTAATCGAAACTAAGGTAAACTTAGTTAAGAAGGAGCAAGCTGCTGTAAATGCAGCAATTGCCAAAGCAGTTGACTAA
- a CDS encoding Cof-type HAD-IIB family hydrolase, whose protein sequence is MIKTIFFDVDGTLVSHKTDSVPKSTREALELLRKNGIKLVLATGRDMSQLKKLPVKDIKFDGYLTMNGQLCLDENDNELFGNPINEQDTKKLVKLIKEKTVPITTIGKEGPYINFVTDQVVAAQKAVSSKVAPVGKYHGENVYQFITYGNRDDLRKLVDDLPNCKLSWWNEYAVDIISKDGGKLAGVEKYLKLQGQTLADAMAFGDGENDLEMLKAVQTGVAMGNGEEQVKQIADYVTSDINEDGIYNACKHYKLI, encoded by the coding sequence TTGATAAAAACAATCTTTTTTGATGTTGACGGAACATTAGTTTCACATAAAACAGATAGTGTGCCTAAAAGTACTAGAGAGGCACTTGAACTTTTACGTAAAAATGGCATCAAACTAGTGTTAGCTACTGGGCGTGATATGAGCCAACTAAAGAAATTACCGGTTAAAGATATAAAATTTGATGGTTATTTGACGATGAATGGACAACTTTGTCTAGATGAAAATGATAATGAACTTTTTGGTAATCCTATTAATGAACAAGATACTAAAAAATTGGTTAAACTAATTAAAGAGAAGACTGTCCCGATTACTACTATCGGTAAAGAAGGACCGTACATTAATTTTGTAACAGATCAAGTAGTTGCTGCTCAAAAGGCTGTTTCTAGTAAAGTTGCGCCAGTTGGTAAATATCATGGTGAAAATGTCTATCAATTTATTACATATGGAAACCGTGATGACTTGAGAAAATTGGTTGATGATCTTCCAAACTGTAAATTAAGTTGGTGGAATGAGTATGCAGTAGATATTATTTCAAAAGATGGTGGTAAACTAGCGGGTGTTGAGAAGTATCTTAAATTGCAGGGTCAAACTTTAGCAGATGCCATGGCTTTTGGCGATGGTGAAAATGATTTAGAGATGCTTAAAGCTGTTCAAACGGGTGTTGCTATGGGTAACGGGGAAGAACAAGTGAAGCAGATTGCTGATTATGTGACCAGTGATATTAATGAGGATGGAATCTATAATGCCTGCAAGCACTATAAGTTGATTTAA
- a CDS encoding CPBP family intramembrane glutamic endopeptidase → MKIIKCVFKWIGIAICLFLIFAFMQVPILESTPVYSIDSQQQFIEAFKHVNMFHNIFMIIIFTIITFIMEWYVCKWLNNKLDFSKKLSRKNLILSLGAGVFCFILQLLTMFSVFVNAKPDVFTETLKTGLAVPLILSLAVIGPTLEELLFQAGIQKGIFKRLNPWIAIILTAIIFAGAHNVTLNWSFLNRFLSGVAFGYVYQKTDDIKMAILSHSISNLLPLIICCMQAWS, encoded by the coding sequence ATGAAAATAATTAAGTGTGTATTCAAATGGATAGGGATCGCCATTTGCCTATTTCTTATTTTTGCTTTTATGCAAGTACCAATTTTGGAAAGTACACCTGTATATTCAATCGATAGTCAGCAACAATTTATTGAAGCTTTTAAGCATGTGAATATGTTTCATAATATATTTATGATAATTATCTTTACAATTATCACATTTATTATGGAATGGTATGTTTGTAAATGGCTAAATAATAAATTGGATTTTTCAAAAAAATTAAGTCGAAAAAATCTGATTTTATCATTAGGAGCAGGTGTATTTTGTTTTATTCTTCAGTTATTAACAATGTTTTCTGTCTTTGTTAATGCCAAACCGGATGTATTTACAGAAACATTGAAAACAGGATTAGCTGTACCTTTAATCTTATCCCTAGCTGTAATCGGCCCCACTTTAGAAGAATTATTATTTCAAGCTGGAATTCAAAAAGGTATTTTCAAAAGGTTAAATCCATGGATAGCGATTATTTTGACGGCAATTATTTTTGCTGGTGCTCATAATGTAACTCTGAATTGGTCATTTTTGAATAGATTTTTATCCGGAGTAGCTTTTGGATATGTTTACCAGAAGACGGATGATATAAAAATGGCAATTTTGAGTCATAGTATATCTAATCTTTTACCACTGATAATCTGCTGCATGCAGGCTTGGAGTTGA
- the glmS gene encoding glutamine--fructose-6-phosphate transaminase (isomerizing): MCGIVGVVGKPARDIILNGLTNLEYRGYDSAGMYLNDLNGNEYLTKAVGRISNLKEKLTPDEQGLVGIGHTRWATHGKPTVDNAHPHFDETKRFYLVHNGVIENYVELKEKYLQGVKFHSNTDTEVVVQLIGKIAREKNLDGFSAFKEALKLVKGSYAFLLVDNTEPDHVFIAKNKSPMMLGLGDGFNIIASDAISVLDQTKTFVDLQDGDVGDITKDSYTIETVDGKKVERKPHVLDIDPNAASKGTYEFYMLKEIDEQPSVMRKISQTYFDENGDVKVEPQIIDALSKADRIYIYAAGTSYHAGLVGKTLLEHYTGIPTEVGLASEAGYHFPMMSKKPFFIFLTQSGETADSRVVLKEVNKRNIPSLTITNVEGSTLSREADYTMLLEAGPEIAVASTKAYTAQIAVQAVLAKALGEALNNQDAKDWNLKHDLAIAAEGMQQLVDSKESLKEIADKYLIKSRNAFYIGRGIDYAVALEGALKLKEVSYIQTEGFAAAELKHGTISLIEKGTPVIALINDPATADLTRGNIQEVVSRGANIITIVGKDFAKEGDDIVLPEINYYMSALLTVVPAQLLAYYASKDKGLDVDKPRNLAKSVTVE; encoded by the coding sequence ATGTGTGGAATTGTTGGTGTTGTTGGAAAACCTGCAAGAGATATTATTTTAAATGGTCTAACTAACTTGGAATATCGTGGCTATGATTCAGCAGGTATGTACTTAAATGATCTTAATGGTAATGAATATTTGACTAAGGCAGTTGGCAGAATTTCTAACTTAAAAGAAAAGCTAACTCCAGATGAACAAGGCTTAGTTGGAATTGGTCATACTCGCTGGGCGACTCACGGTAAACCAACAGTTGATAATGCTCACCCTCATTTTGATGAAACTAAGCGTTTTTACTTAGTTCATAATGGTGTAATTGAAAATTATGTAGAATTAAAGGAAAAATACTTACAAGGTGTTAAATTCCATTCAAATACTGATACTGAAGTGGTTGTTCAATTAATTGGTAAAATTGCTCGTGAAAAGAATTTAGACGGCTTTTCTGCATTTAAAGAAGCTTTGAAGTTAGTTAAAGGCTCATACGCTTTTCTCTTGGTTGATAATACTGAACCAGACCATGTTTTTATTGCAAAGAATAAGTCACCAATGATGCTCGGTCTTGGAGATGGATTTAATATTATTGCTTCTGATGCAATTTCTGTTTTAGACCAAACTAAGACTTTTGTTGATTTACAAGATGGTGATGTAGGTGACATTACCAAGGATTCTTACACAATTGAAACTGTTGACGGTAAAAAAGTCGAACGTAAACCTCACGTATTAGATATTGATCCAAACGCAGCTTCCAAAGGTACTTATGAATTCTATATGTTAAAAGAAATCGATGAGCAACCAAGCGTGATGCGTAAAATTTCTCAAACTTATTTTGATGAAAATGGTGACGTTAAGGTTGAGCCTCAAATCATTGATGCTCTTTCTAAAGCAGATCGAATTTATATTTATGCAGCAGGTACGAGTTACCATGCTGGCTTAGTCGGAAAGACACTTTTAGAACACTACACAGGTATTCCAACAGAAGTTGGTTTAGCTTCAGAAGCTGGCTATCACTTCCCAATGATGAGTAAAAAGCCATTTTTTATTTTTCTAACTCAATCTGGAGAAACCGCTGATTCACGCGTTGTTTTAAAAGAAGTTAATAAGCGTAATATACCAAGTTTAACCATTACTAACGTAGAAGGATCAACTTTATCAAGAGAAGCAGACTACACGATGCTACTAGAAGCCGGTCCTGAAATTGCTGTCGCATCTACTAAAGCTTATACTGCTCAAATCGCCGTTCAAGCAGTACTTGCTAAAGCTTTGGGTGAAGCACTTAATAATCAAGATGCAAAAGATTGGAACTTAAAACATGACCTAGCTATTGCGGCTGAAGGGATGCAACAACTTGTTGATAGTAAGGAAAGCTTAAAAGAAATCGCCGACAAGTACTTAATTAAGTCACGCAATGCCTTCTATATTGGACGCGGAATTGACTATGCCGTTGCCTTAGAAGGAGCATTGAAGCTTAAAGAAGTTTCATACATTCAAACTGAAGGTTTTGCGGCAGCTGAATTAAAACATGGAACTATTTCTCTTATTGAAAAAGGTACTCCAGTTATTGCTTTAATTAATGATCCAGCTACTGCCGACTTAACTCGTGGTAACATTCAAGAAGTTGTTTCTCGCGGAGCTAATATTATTACAATTGTTGGTAAGGATTTTGCTAAAGAGGGCGACGATATCGTATTACCAGAAATTAACTACTATATGTCTGCACTTCTAACTGTTGTACCAGCTCAACTCCTTGCTTATTATGCTTCTAAAGATAAGGGCTTAGATGTTGATAAGCCACGTAACTTGGCTAAGAGTGTGACAGTTGAATAA
- a CDS encoding helix-turn-helix domain-containing protein: MLSKISILLTNHQLTLKDISQNQHLAEQDLKKELNENPDNWSSSVLSALSSSLNMRPGDLLELLDPVYSLKINDHHQMIQGIYIEDPEVYEQIRFVVESEHLEGWQPDEEDILRLLDEAINPSPKFQTEISRIWGEKDE; encoded by the coding sequence ATGCTATCAAAAATATCAATTTTACTTACAAATCACCAACTTACATTAAAAGATATTTCTCAAAATCAGCACTTGGCAGAACAAGATTTAAAAAAAGAACTTAATGAAAATCCTGATAATTGGTCAAGCTCAGTTTTATCAGCTTTGTCGTCATCTTTGAACATGCGGCCTGGAGACTTATTAGAATTACTTGATCCAGTTTATTCTTTGAAGATTAATGATCATCATCAAATGATTCAAGGAATCTATATTGAAGATCCTGAAGTTTATGAACAAATTCGCTTTGTGGTAGAAAGTGAGCATTTAGAAGGTTGGCAACCTGACGAAGAGGATATTTTAAGATTGCTTGATGAAGCAATTAATCCATCTCCTAAGTTCCAAACTGAAATAAGTCGGATTTGGGGTGAGAAAGATGAGTGA
- a CDS encoding Fic/DOC family protein, whose translation MSEEPKDTEWYRRKFLYPNGTLKNKLNIKDAAELAQKEYLGSAVRALAFLRKNKKITSVEDLKKIHKIMFGWLYDWAGQIRDYELIKGDTEFLEYTRIKFGIEEIDEKMRQLASRKEIANTDYAFLLDRLNYLHPFREGNGRSSKLFLQAFAANHGQVIDYPRSNKELIIAQNNADINQIAKLIKIKPKAKKMNAR comes from the coding sequence ATGAGTGAGGAGCCAAAAGATACAGAATGGTATCGCAGAAAGTTTCTTTATCCTAATGGAACGCTTAAAAATAAACTCAATATTAAGGATGCGGCAGAATTAGCGCAAAAAGAATACTTAGGTTCAGCTGTGCGCGCATTAGCTTTTTTGAGGAAGAATAAAAAGATTACTAGCGTTGAAGATTTGAAGAAAATTCATAAGATTATGTTTGGCTGGCTTTATGATTGGGCAGGACAAATTCGAGATTATGAGTTGATTAAGGGAGATACTGAGTTTCTAGAATATACTCGGATTAAGTTTGGGATCGAAGAAATAGATGAGAAAATGAGACAATTAGCGAGTCGAAAAGAAATTGCTAATACTGATTATGCTTTTTTGCTTGATCGTTTGAATTATCTTCATCCCTTTAGAGAAGGAAATGGTAGGAGTAGCAAGTTGTTTTTACAAGCTTTTGCTGCGAATCACGGACAAGTTATTGATTATCCGCGATCAAATAAAGAATTAATTATTGCTCAAAATAATGCAGATATTAACCAAATTGCTAAGTTAATTAAGATTAAGCCAAAAGCTAAGAAAATGAATGCTAGATAA
- a CDS encoding acyltransferase family protein gives MKKYQFLSFKTADIGDYLKVFACTAVMSQPIMSLVMDIRQPAHTQDIFGLLYNLVKYTAPAFIFGILYTTTRTYDLENHFLYNKYLRNNWSNLFVPTIWWTLIYLLGMPWEQQVNKYYNFPTFCWQFINGNAAPHLWYNTMMLQFIILMPLFWAISRYVGTNIKRGIIIAIVTFILYFTWLWFYDTYVFHGIHQNDWYLLDRAFISFFIYGVYGVLAWQLRDYVNAFFTKFWWLLSIIFIICFIWTNLELQSFGHPINFNNAPYYKPSMTLYSLAVIALIAAFCLHQVKKNSQTSLKIFHFLAIYAYRAYLSNVFWNQLVWRGLNMSFHAHYHPFLTFFGTWIFTWCLSFASAYLLHLCWTWFKENKLVKISFLFN, from the coding sequence ATGAAAAAATATCAATTTTTATCATTTAAAACAGCTGATATTGGCGACTACCTTAAAGTCTTTGCATGTACTGCCGTCATGTCGCAACCAATTATGTCCTTAGTTATGGACATCAGGCAACCAGCTCATACTCAAGATATTTTTGGTCTCCTATATAATCTAGTAAAATATACTGCCCCTGCTTTTATTTTTGGAATCTTATATACAACTACTAGAACCTATGATTTAGAAAATCACTTTTTATATAATAAATACCTTCGTAATAATTGGTCTAACTTATTCGTACCGACTATCTGGTGGACTTTAATTTATTTACTAGGAATGCCCTGGGAACAGCAAGTAAACAAATACTATAATTTTCCAACTTTTTGCTGGCAATTCATTAACGGAAATGCTGCTCCTCATCTTTGGTATAACACGATGATGCTACAATTTATCATCCTAATGCCACTCTTTTGGGCGATTAGTCGCTATGTGGGAACTAATATTAAACGTGGAATCATAATTGCAATCGTTACGTTTATCCTTTATTTCACCTGGCTTTGGTTTTACGACACCTATGTCTTTCATGGCATCCATCAAAACGATTGGTATTTACTGGATAGAGCTTTTATCTCTTTCTTTATCTATGGCGTCTATGGTGTTTTGGCCTGGCAATTACGCGATTATGTTAACGCATTTTTTACTAAATTTTGGTGGCTGCTTAGTATTATTTTTATCATTTGTTTCATTTGGACCAATCTTGAACTACAAAGTTTTGGCCACCCCATTAATTTTAATAATGCTCCGTATTATAAACCTTCCATGACACTATACTCTTTAGCAGTTATTGCTCTAATTGCTGCATTTTGCTTGCATCAAGTAAAGAAAAATTCTCAAACTAGTCTAAAAATTTTTCATTTTTTGGCTATTTATGCCTATCGTGCATATCTTTCTAATGTATTCTGGAACCAATTAGTTTGGCGCGGCCTAAATATGTCATTTCACGCTCACTATCATCCCTTTTTAACTTTCTTTGGGACATGGATTTTTACTTGGTGTTTATCTTTTGCTTCTGCTTATTTATTACATCTTTGCTGGACTTGGTTTAAAGAAAATAAATTGGTCAAAATTAGTTTTCTGTTCAATTAA